The sequence CTCGGTGTCCCACCGGAAAACGTCAACGCCAGATGCCGAAAATACCTGCGGAAACAGAACAAGCCCCTGATCCGTAACGACCTGATCCGCACCAGCGACCACAACATCGTCGCCTCCTACGGCGCGGAATATCGAGGATATGTCCAGTACTATCAGATGGCCGGAAACATCAGCTGGCTCAACAAGCTCCGTTATGTCATGGAACGGTCGATGATGTCGACCCTGGCAGCCAAATATCGCCGACCACCGTGGGTGATGCGAAACCGCTACCAAACCACCGTCGTCACCCCCCACGGGAAACGCCGGTGCTTCGAAGCGACCCAGCGCACCCCGAACGGAACGGTATTCACCGCCAGATTCGGCGGGATCCCGCTACGCCGCCGCAAACACGCCCGCCTCATCGACGGAGCGTGGCCGACCCGGCGGGGAACCCAACTCATCGCCCGGCTCACCGCCGGGATCTGCGAACTCTGCGACGCCCACGACGGGATCACCGTCCACCACGTCACACGACTCGCCGACCTCAACAGATACAGCCCTGCGGCCACACCACCCTGGGTGCAAGCCATGCGGGACAGCCGACGGAAGACCCTGATCGTCTGCGCCCGCTGCCACGGCGACATCCATCAACAGCCGCACACGCAGTAGCAACACTGGAGAGCCGTGATGCGGGGAAAGCTCGCACGTCCGGTTCGGGGAGGAGTCGCGCGGAAACGGACCCCCACAAGGGACACCGCGCCGCGCGGCTTACTCCACGTCGACGGTCTTCGCCGCGACTGTTCCGTCGTTGTCGGTAAAGGTGTAGGCCTCCTGCCCCAGGTAGGCGCCGTAGTGCGTATTGGTCAGGCCGGCTTCCTCGGCCACCTCCCTCCTGGCTGCCTGGAGTGGTGACTCGCCTGGTTCCAGGCGGCCCTTCGGGCCAACGGTCTGTTGTTCACCGCTCTTCCGGACCTGATCGAGGAGCAGGATTTGTGGAGAGCTGAGGTCGCCGGTCGCGACGACGGCCCCGGCGGAGGCGTATCGACGAGTCATGGCTGAATGCCTCCTGAGGATGTCCGCAGGG is a genomic window of Micromonospora tarapacensis containing:
- a CDS encoding HNH endonuclease, translated to MITHARTHKARFLGYDIWTRQADTWHTKGKRSLNGSIALGVPPENVNARCRKYLRKQNKPLIRNDLIRTSDHNIVASYGAEYRGYVQYYQMAGNISWLNKLRYVMERSMMSTLAAKYRRPPWVMRNRYQTTVVTPHGKRRCFEATQRTPNGTVFTARFGGIPLRRRKHARLIDGAWPTRRGTQLIARLTAGICELCDAHDGITVHHVTRLADLNRYSPAATPPWVQAMRDSRRKTLIVCARCHGDIHQQPHTQ
- a CDS encoding NUDIX domain-containing protein, with amino-acid sequence MTRRYASAGAVVATGDLSSPQILLLDQVRKSGEQQTVGPKGRLEPGESPLQAARREVAEEAGLTNTHYGAYLGQEAYTFTDNDGTVAAKTVDVE